The following coding sequences are from one Triticum aestivum cultivar Chinese Spring chromosome 5A, IWGSC CS RefSeq v2.1, whole genome shotgun sequence window:
- the LOC123102937 gene encoding uncharacterized protein, whose translation MAMSLLVFVELVSNYFMASNLQRLLIHYRYEKEEKKKNLEEDFSEEQASLLVFSSHRLMYAVLAKNLRNLSWLNGPKEPTCLTAADGSFPERWLSRWAMADADLTRLLLPATISSLAKQEVRRPPLPLPCRQAGGALGKLHIRRGIY comes from the exons ATGGCAATGTCCCTgctggtgttcgtggagttggtcAGCAACTATTTTATGGCCAGCAACCTCCAACGTTTATTAATCCACTACAG ATAtgagaaagaagagaagaagaagaatctTGAAGAAGATTTTAGTGAAGAACAAG CTTCTCTATTAGTTTTCTCTTCACACCGAT TAATGTATGCAGTGTTGGCAAAGAACCTGCGGAACCTAAGTTGGTTGAATGGACCGAAAGAGCCAACATGTTTGACCGCTGCCGATGGAAGCTTTCCAGAGAGGTGGCTCAGCAGGTGGGCGATGGCGGACGCGGATCTCACGCGGCTCCTGCTCCCAGCCACCATCTCCTCCCTAGCTAAGCAAGAGGTTCGACGACCACCGCTACCTCTTCCTTGCCGCCAAGCAGGAGGGGCACTAG GAAAATTACATATCAGGAGAGGCATTTATTAG